One stretch of Miscanthus floridulus cultivar M001 chromosome 18, ASM1932011v1, whole genome shotgun sequence DNA includes these proteins:
- the LOC136522187 gene encoding pathogen-associated molecular patterns-induced protein A70-like, with amino-acid sequence MLEETIPAMLSAVHGWFTPAVLFVVLNIVIGTIAVTSKAAAASATGGDEEGVAAAAGAGWETQHRRLARVPSIAFERLRSFNGRFAAAAPEPAEAGVVDLDLGYKQHSAAAATEKEGPVVVVEPEHEPEPEHAAHMERSRSEAAAAAEAELPRLPARLHKSASDKSAFAHFGAEEVEETVRAVEARRPATTRETSRGRRRFPVAEPEPASEFESESDSSSSEEEGISGGEVDARADDFINRFRHQLKLQRIDSFIRHRETVRRGQAQAAARGV; translated from the coding sequence ATGCTGGAGGAGACGATCCCCGCGATGCTGAGCGCGGTCCACGGGTGGTTCACCCCCGCCGTGCTCTTCGTCGTCCTCAACATCGTCATCGGCACCATCGCGGTCACCTCcaaggccgccgccgcctcggcgaCCGGCGGCGACGAGGAGGGCGTCGCCGCCGCTGCGGGCGCGGGATGGGAGACGCAGCACCGGCGGCTGGCCCGCGTGCCGTCCATAGCGTTCGAGCGGCTGCGGTCGTTCAACGGCCGCTTCGCCGCGGCGGCGCCCGAGCCCGCCGAGGCCGGGGTGGTGGATCTCGATCTGGGGTACAAGCAGCactccgcggcggcggcgacggagaaGGAGGGTCCCGTCGTCGTGGTCGAGCCGGAGCACGAGCCTGAGCCCGAGCACGCGGCGCACATGGAGCGGAGCAggtcggaggcggcggcggcggcggaggcggagctgCCGCGGCTCCCGGCGCGCCTGCACAAGTCGGCCAGCGACAAGTCGGCGTTCGCGCACTTCGGCgccgaggaggtggaggagaccgTGCGCGCGGTTGAGGCGCGGCGCCCGGCCACGACGAGGGAGACCAGCCGCGGCAGGCGGCGGTTCCCCGTGGCAGAGCCGGAGCCGGCGTCCGAGTTCGAGTCCGAGTCCGATTCGTCGTCGTCGGAGGAGGAGGGCATCAGCGGCGGCGAGGTGGACGCGCGCGCGGACGACTTCATCAACCGGTTCCGCCACCAGCTGAAGCTGCAGCGCATCGACTCCTTCATCCGCCACAGGGAGACGGTCCGCCGCGGCCAGGCCCAGGCGGCGGCCCGGGGCGTCTAG